Proteins encoded in a region of the Diospyros lotus cultivar Yz01 chromosome 9, ASM1463336v1, whole genome shotgun sequence genome:
- the LOC127809405 gene encoding uncharacterized protein LOC127809405, producing the protein MTRIVDGGEKSQQMWLHRRRTTLNLLGLFLLFSLALKVLLFGFHYKGVTQLLCDLRNGGVYSSNRYAEKSNRKTSLLGPWKNSEIRKDGNGDDTSEEEEEEVDVLALRKLVKIEKERANTANLELEKERMAATTAAHEAMAMILCLQNEKSLIEMKANQYRRLAEEKQLHDQEVIQSLRWIVMKHESERSLLEHQLSSYRRRLKLLTKGGDEGDESRCINHESLSFFNFTIEDSPADALISSLDTDSSQQHKFQL; encoded by the exons ATGACCAGAATCGTTGATGGCGGCGAAAAATCGCAGCAGATGTGGCTGCATCGAAGGCGAACAACG CTTAATTTGCTGGGTCTCTTCTTGCTATTCAGTTTGGCCCTGAAGGTTTTGCTATTTGGTTTTCATTATAAGGGCGTCACTCAGTTGCTATGTGATTTGAGAAATGGGGGGGTTTATTCCAGTAACCGCTATGCTGAGAAATCCAACCGAAAGACTAGCTTATTGGGACCTTGGAAGAACTCAGAAATAAGAAAAGATGGCAATGGTGATGATactagtgaagaagaagaagaagaagttgatgTATTGGCATTGCGGAAACTGGTCAAGATTGAGAAGGAGAGGGCCAATACTGCTAATTTGGAACTTGAGAAGGAGAGGATGGCAGCCACCACTGCTGCCCATGAGGCAATGGCGATGATTTTGTGCCTTCAAAACGAGAAAAGCTTGATTGAAATGAAAGCCAATCAGTACCGTAGGTTGGCCGAGGAAAAGCAGCTTCATGATCAGGAAGTGATTCAATCATTGAGATGGATTGTGATGAAGCATGAATCTGAAAGGAGTCTTTTGGAACACCAATTGAGTTCTTACAGGCGAAGATTGAAGCTACTCACCAAGGGTGGTGACGAAGGGGATGAATCCCGTTGTATCAATCATGAATCCCtcagttttttcaatttcaCCATTGAGGATAGTCCTGCTGATGCACTAATTAGCTCACTTGACACGGATTCATCACAGCAGCATAAGTTCCAACTTTGA
- the LOC127810195 gene encoding gamma-glutamyl peptidase 5-like codes for MGSGKRFAVLRCAEDSDYVKKRYGGYFGVFVGMLAEEGEIWDVYAVAAGEFPADDEIAGYDGFVVTGSCSDAHGDDIWICNLLNLLKKLDTLKKRVLGVCFGHQILGRAVGGKTGRAASGWDIGVRCVHLTPAAAKLFPSLKLQQQQANKMVLSVIECHQDEVWELPPKAEVIGWSNKTRIEMFRCGDHLMGIQGHPEYNPDILLHLIHRLLHRNLISEACAEEARANLEAWEPNGEETLKKLCISFLKGRL; via the exons atgggcaGTGGGAAGAGATTTGCAGTTCTGCGGTGCGCGGAGGACTCCGACTACGTGAAGAAGAGATACGGCGGGTATTTCGGAGTGTTCGTCGGAATGCTGGCGGAGGAAGGCGAGATCTGGGACGTGTACGCCGTGGCGGCGGGAGAATTCCCCGCCGACGACGAGATTGCTGGTTACGACGGCTTCGTCGTCACCGGAAGCTGCAGCGACGCCCACGGCGACGATATCTGGATCTGCAACCTGTTGAATCTCCTCAAGAAGTTGGACACCTTGAAAAAAAGAGTTCTCGGCGTTTGCTTCGGCCACCAG ATACTGGGGCGTGCAGTGGGGGGAAAGACAGGAAGGGCGGCGTCAGGGTGGGACATTGGAGTGAGATGCGTTCATCTAACTCCGGCGGCAGCAAAGTTGTTCCCATCTCTTAAactgcagcagcagcaggccaACAAGATGGTACTGTCCGTAATCGAATGCCACCAAGATGAGGTGTGGGAGCTTCCCCCAAAAGCAGAGGTAATAGGGTGGTCGAACAAGACACGCATTGAGATGTTCAGGTGTGGGGATCACCTGATGGGCATTCAGGGCCACCCTGAGTACAACCCCGACATTCTTCTCCACCTCATTCACCGTCTTCTCCACCGCAATCTCATCTCG GAGGCTTGTGCTGAGGAGGCCAGGGCCAATTTGGAGGCTTGGGAGCCAAATGGGGAGGAGACACTCAAGAAGCTCTGCATCAGCTTTCTCAAGGGTAGGCTATGA
- the LOC127810196 gene encoding uncharacterized protein LOC127810196 isoform X1 translates to MPRRSSGGRSAPRAAPRPAPVSHAPPPAPVKPGSGGGSMLGNLGATVAQGMAFGTGSAVAHRAVDAVLGPRTIQHETVVSEAAAAPAPATSTMGSDACSVHSKAFQDCLNSYGNDISKCQFYMDMLAECKRNSGSMMSV, encoded by the exons ATGCCTCGCCGAAGCTCAGGTG GAAGATCAGCACCGCGTGCAGCTCCTCGCCCTGCACCAG TAAGCCATGCTCCTCCTCCAGCTCCTGTTAAGCCTGGCAGTGGTGGTGGATCCATGCTTGGAAATCTTGGTGCAACAGTAGCTCAAG GCATGGCCTTTGGTACCGGCAGTGCTGTGGCACACAGGGCTGTGGATGCTGTGCTGGGACCTCGCACGATTCAGCATGAAACTGTTGTTTCTGAAGCAGCAGCTGCTCCAGCACCTGCAACAAGCACTATGGGTTCTGATGCTTGCAGCGTGCACTCCAAGGCATTCCAAGAT TGCCTGAACAGCTATGGGAATGACATCAGCAAGTGTCAGTTCTATATGGATATGTTGGCAGAGTGCAAGAGGAACTCTGGTTCTATGATGAGCGTCTAA
- the LOC127810196 gene encoding uncharacterized protein LOC127810196 isoform X2 produces MPRRSSGRSAPRAAPRPAPVSHAPPPAPVKPGSGGGSMLGNLGATVAQGMAFGTGSAVAHRAVDAVLGPRTIQHETVVSEAAAAPAPATSTMGSDACSVHSKAFQDCLNSYGNDISKCQFYMDMLAECKRNSGSMMSV; encoded by the exons ATGCCTCGCCGAAGCTCAG GAAGATCAGCACCGCGTGCAGCTCCTCGCCCTGCACCAG TAAGCCATGCTCCTCCTCCAGCTCCTGTTAAGCCTGGCAGTGGTGGTGGATCCATGCTTGGAAATCTTGGTGCAACAGTAGCTCAAG GCATGGCCTTTGGTACCGGCAGTGCTGTGGCACACAGGGCTGTGGATGCTGTGCTGGGACCTCGCACGATTCAGCATGAAACTGTTGTTTCTGAAGCAGCAGCTGCTCCAGCACCTGCAACAAGCACTATGGGTTCTGATGCTTGCAGCGTGCACTCCAAGGCATTCCAAGAT TGCCTGAACAGCTATGGGAATGACATCAGCAAGTGTCAGTTCTATATGGATATGTTGGCAGAGTGCAAGAGGAACTCTGGTTCTATGATGAGCGTCTAA